The Primulina eburnea isolate SZY01 chromosome 8, ASM2296580v1, whole genome shotgun sequence genome contains a region encoding:
- the LOC140839069 gene encoding uncharacterized protein: MAGEEDNRTLMELHRPAFGGYGSSIVRPTIQANTFELKPAVIQMILIQVKFGGSPSEDPDAHLENFLSICDTIKCNGVSTDAIRLRLFPFSLQGEAMEWLRDLPAVTITKRYELVEVFMHRYFPPTKITQLRNEITSFRQRDGESLNSAWERFKKMLRMCPRHGFSIGQQVETFYYGVDPPVRSMLDAAANGSLYWKTPTTALEIISNMAESNVGWQDNRRENRVGLLEMDAMTAITTKLDGLTHQMAQLQANKSLPVKLVHQIQGNSETVGGSSSDMQLMPDMSCGGIQWFGGDSMNYVGNQGQQPYNPYSFSYNPGWRNHPSFGWRQSRHSVEQPHFNPPQHPTQQKPPQQPPKLLE; this comes from the coding sequence ATGGCCGGGGAAGAGGATAATCGTACTTTGATGGAGCTTCATCGACCAGCGTTTGGAGGTTATGGTTCTAGTATTGTCCGCCCTACAATTCAAGCGAATACATTTGAACTGAAGCCAGCCGTCATCCAGATGATTCTAATTCAAGTGAAATTCGGAGGATCACCATCTGAAGATCCCGATGCACATCTTGAGAactttctgtcaatctgtgatacAATCAAGTGCAATGGGGTGAGTACTGATGCCATTCGACTCAGACTGTTTCCATTCTCCTTGCAAGGAGAAGCCATGGAGTGGCTTCGAGACCTGCCAGCCGTAACTATTACAAAAAGATATGAGTTAGTCGAGGTCTTCATGCACAGGTATTTTCCCCCTACCAAGATTACACAGTTGAGAAATGAAATCACATCATTTAGACAGAGAGATGGGGAATCGTTGAACTCAGCATGGGAAAGGTTTAAAAAGATGTTGAGAATGTGCCCAAGACATGGTTTTTCGATAGGCCAACAGGTTGAGACGTTTTACTATGGGGTGGATCCACCTGTGAGATCTATGCTTGATGCAGCGGCCAACGGTAGCTTATACTGGAAAACGCCAACCACAGCGCTTGAAATCATATCTAATATGGCAGAAAGCAATGTAGGTTGGCAAGACAATCGAAGGGAGAATAGAGTCGGATTACTTGAGATGGATGCCATGACAGCGATCACAACAAAGCTTGATGGATTGACACATCAGATGGCACAGTTACAAGCAAATAAATCATTACCAGTCAAGCTAGTGCATCAAATTCAAGGGAATTCTGAGACAGTTGGTGGATCATCTAGCGATATGCAACTCATGCCAGATATGTCTTGCGGGGGAATACAGTGGTTTGGAGGGGACTCAATGAACTATGTGGGGAATCAAGGCCAACAACCATATAACCCATATAGTTTCTCATATAACCCAGggtggaggaatcacccaagtTTTGGGTGGAGGCAATCAAGACATTCTGTTGAGCAACCACATTTTAATCCTCCACAGCATCCTACACAGCAAAAACCTCCTCAGCAACCACCtaaactgttagagtag